The DNA sequence CACTCTATGTGCCCCACCAGCCATTATTTGAGGAGCTGCCAACAATACAAAAAAAGCGTTCCAGCCATAAGCTGAAACGCTTTAAGAAGTTGAGTAAGCCCCCGTTCATCACCGAACGGGGGCTTTTTGCTGCAATGCAATAAGCTGGCAGATTCTCCTTCGCGGGGCTATCCTACCGGCACCACCGAGTCGGGGTCGGCGTGGGGGGTGCGGTCCTTGGTCAGGATGGTGTGGCCCAGCTTGTCGCGCTTGGTGGTCAGGTACCGTTCGTTGTGGGCGTTGGCGGCAATTTCAATCGGCACCGTATCCACGATTTCGAGGCCGTAGCCGACCAGGCCGGTGCGCTTGCGGGGGTTGTTGGTGAGCAGGCGCATCTTGCTGATGCCCAGGTCGCGCAGGATCTGGGCGCCCACGCCGTAGTCGCGCTCATCCATGCCGAAGCCCAGCTCCAGGTTGGCTTCCACCGTGTCGCGGCCCTGCTCCTGCAGCTTGTAGGCGCGCAGCTTGTTGAGCAGGCCGATGCCGCGGCCCTCCTGGTTCATGTACACAATCACGCCGCGGCCTTCCTGCTCGATGCGCTCCATGGCCCGGTGCAGCTGGGGGCCGCAGTCGCAGCGGCAGGAGCCGAAGATGTCGCCGGTCACGCAGCTGCTGTGCACGCGCACCAGCACGGGCTCGTCGCCGCTGATGTCGCCTTTCACCAGGGCCAAGTGCTGGGCGTTGGTGGAGCGCTGGGTGAAGGCAATCAGCTCGAAGTCGCCGTGCTCGGTGGGCAGCTGCACCTCGATGTCGCGGGTGATGAGGCTTTCCTTCTGCAGGCGGTATTTGATCAGGTCCTGCACCGAAATCAGCTTCAGGTCCCAGCGCTTGGCTACTTCCTGCAAGTCGGGCAGGCGGGCCATTTCGCCGTCTTCCTTCAGAATCTCGACCAGCACGCCGGCCGGCTCGAAGCCCGCCAGGCGCGAGAGGTCGATGGCGGCCTCGGTGTGGCCGGCGCGGCGCAGCACGCCTTCCTTGCGGGCCTTGAGCGGGAAGATGTGGCCGGGCTTGCCCAGCTCCTCGGGCTTGGTATCGGGGTCAATCAGGGCCAGGATGGTCTTCGAGCGGTCGGAAGCCGAAATGCCGGTCGTCACGCCGTTCTTGAGCAGGTCGATGCTCACCGTGAAGGGCGTGGCGTGCAGGGCCGTGTTGCGGCCCACCATCAGCTCCAGGCCCAGCTCCTCGCAGCGCTGCTCGATGAGCGGGGCGCACACCAGGCCGCGGCCGTGGGTGGCCATAAAGTTGATGACCTCGGGCGTGGCGCAGCGGGCCGCGCAGATAAAGTCGCCCTCGTTTTCGCGGTCTTCGTCGTCCACTACAATTACCACTTTGCCGGCGCGGATATCGGCAATGGCGTCTTCAATCGAGTCAAGCATGAGATTGGGGGAGCAGGAGAGTAATGCCCCGGCAGCATAACCACCGGCGGCGGCGCGAAGTTACGAGGCTTCGGCGGGCTTTTCGGCGGCGGGGCCGGAAATGGGCCGCGCGGATCCACGTGTAGAGACGCATAGTTGCGCCTCAATCATTGCTGACATTGCAACGAGTCCTGTTCAACAACGAGACGCAAGGGTGCGTCTCGACGTCGTTGCCTCGCCCTACTCCCCAAACAGCGCCTCCAGCTTGCCGGTGGCGGCGGCCCAGTTGTAGTGGGCGCGCACAAACTCCAGGCCCCGGCCGGCCAGCGCATCGGCGGCCCCAGGCTCGGCCAGCAGCCGACTGATGCCGGCGGCCAGCTCCGGGGCCGACTCCCCCACCAGCAGATCCTGGCCGGGTACGCCGCGCAGGGCGTTGTTGGCCAGGGGCGTGGTGAGGCAGGGCAGGCGCATGGCCATAGCTTCGAGCAGCTTGTTTTGCAGGCCCGTGCCCACCCGCATGGGGGCCACGAATACCCGCGCCGAGGCGTAAGCCTCCCGAATATCGGGCAGCCAGCCGCTGATAACTACGGCCTCCGAGGCCAGGGCCAGCACCCGGGCGGCGGGCGTGGTGCCGGCAATGAGCAGGCGGGCCTGGGGGTGCGTTTGCCGCACCAGGGGCAGAATTTCCAGGGCCAGAAACTCGGCCGCGTCCACGTTGGGGTGGTAGCTCATGTTGCCGCAGAACACCAGCTCGTAGGTTTTGGCCGTGTCGGTGGGCTGGAAGAAGTCGGTGTCGATGCCGTTGAGCACCACGTGAATCTGCTGGCGCCGGGGGTGGTTGATGAGCTGCCGGTCCTGGTCGGAAATGATGGTGTGGTGCCGAAACCAGCCGAACACGTCGGCTTCGTAGCGCAGCAGGCGGCGGGCTTCCAGGCTGATGACGGGCCGCTGCCAGGCCGGCGCCTGGGTCGCGCGGCGCTGCATCCCGGCCGAAAACACGTCCATATAGTCCAGGGTCATGGCATATTTGCCGACGTGGGGGCGCAGATACTCGGCCATCCGGATCAGCTGGCAGTACACGTGCTGGGGCTGAAAGTCGCGCAGCAGCTGGTCGAGGCGGCGCTGGGCGGCCCCGTCGTAGAAGTAGCCCACCTGAAACGGCAGCCCGGTAGCCAGGGCCCGGGTCATGTTGGCCACAATACCGGGCTTGCGTAGCGGGTGCACGTGCAGGCCGCCCCGGCATAGGGGGCGCACGGCGGCGTAGGCGGCCTCGTCCACGGGCTCGTCGGTGAGGGCCAGCAGGCAGATGTCGTGGTGGCGGGCCAGGTAGCGGAGCTGGTGAAAAGCGCGGAGCTTGTCGCCTTTATCGAGCGGGTACGGAAACCGGGACAGCAGAACGAGCAGCTTCATCGTGGGGGGGGCGGGGCAAACTTACGCGCGCTGGGGCCGCTGGCTGCGGCTTTGGGCGATGCTGTACAAATCCAGGAAGCTTTCCACCACCCGGCGGTTGTCGTAGAGGCGGGCAATGGTGCGGCCGGCTTCCTGGCCGATGGCCGCGTGGTCCAGCTCGCCATGGTAGTAGCGGCGCAGCAACTCCAGCCAGGCCGA is a window from the Hymenobacter aquaticus genome containing:
- a CDS encoding bifunctional 3,4-dihydroxy-2-butanone-4-phosphate synthase/GTP cyclohydrolase II, translated to MLDSIEDAIADIRAGKVVIVVDDEDRENEGDFICAARCATPEVINFMATHGRGLVCAPLIEQRCEELGLELMVGRNTALHATPFTVSIDLLKNGVTTGISASDRSKTILALIDPDTKPEELGKPGHIFPLKARKEGVLRRAGHTEAAIDLSRLAGFEPAGVLVEILKEDGEMARLPDLQEVAKRWDLKLISVQDLIKYRLQKESLITRDIEVQLPTEHGDFELIAFTQRSTNAQHLALVKGDISGDEPVLVRVHSSCVTGDIFGSCRCDCGPQLHRAMERIEQEGRGVIVYMNQEGRGIGLLNKLRAYKLQEQGRDTVEANLELGFGMDERDYGVGAQILRDLGISKMRLLTNNPRKRTGLVGYGLEIVDTVPIEIAANAHNERYLTTKRDKLGHTILTKDRTPHADPDSVVPVG
- a CDS encoding glycosyltransferase, which codes for MKLLVLLSRFPYPLDKGDKLRAFHQLRYLARHHDICLLALTDEPVDEAAYAAVRPLCRGGLHVHPLRKPGIVANMTRALATGLPFQVGYFYDGAAQRRLDQLLRDFQPQHVYCQLIRMAEYLRPHVGKYAMTLDYMDVFSAGMQRRATQAPAWQRPVISLEARRLLRYEADVFGWFRHHTIISDQDRQLINHPRRQQIHVVLNGIDTDFFQPTDTAKTYELVFCGNMSYHPNVDAAEFLALEILPLVRQTHPQARLLIAGTTPAARVLALASEAVVISGWLPDIREAYASARVFVAPMRVGTGLQNKLLEAMAMRLPCLTTPLANNALRGVPGQDLLVGESAPELAAGISRLLAEPGAADALAGRGLEFVRAHYNWAAATGKLEALFGE